In Tepidimicrobium xylanilyticum, the DNA window TCTACTACTTGTGTATTTATTTTATATCTTTACATTGAAAAAGTAACTAGTATATCATCGTGTAATAATATAAAATATTATAAAAAGGAGGGAGAACTTATGAGTATTTTAACTAGATTTAAAGATATTATGGCAAGTAATATCAATGCATTATTAGATAAAGCTGAAGATCCAGAGAAGATGATAGACCAGATTTTAAGAAATCTTAATAAGGATTTAGGCAGTGTAAAGGCTGAAACAGCTTCTATAATGGCAGAAGAACAAAGGGCTAAAAGGGAATTAGAAGAGTGTAGAGCTGAAATGGACAAGATGGAAAAATACGCAATAAAAGCACTGGAAGCTAATAACGAGAATGATGCCAGAAAGTTTTTAGAAAGAAAGGCTTCTTTAGCAAAGAAGGAATTAGAACTACAAGAAGCATACAAATTAAGCCAAGATAATGTTACGAGAATGCGAGAAATGCATGATAAACTGGTTAAAGATATTGAAGAATTAGAATCAAGGAAGGCAATTTTGAAGGGCAAGATGGCGGTAGCTAAGGCTCAGGAAAGGATTAATAAAATAGGTTCCTCCGTCACCTCTGCTAGTAGGTCAATATCTGCCTTTGAAAGAATGGAGGAAAAGGTAAATAGGGCTTTAGATGAAGCCAATGCTATGGCTGAATTGAATTCAGGACCAAAAGACGATATAAAGGACTTAATAGCTAAATATGACAATACTGAAATAGATGTGGAAGATGAGCTGGCTGAACTTAAAAAAAGATTGAATAAGCAATAGTAAAAGCTGTAGCTTAAGCTACGGCTTTCATGTTGGCAGAGTATATCGTATGAGGTGGTAATATGGTTATACATTATAAATGTCCTAATTGTGGCTCAGATATGGCCTTTGATAGCGAATCTGGAACATTGAGCTGTGATAGTTGTGAAAGAAAGGATAGAATCGAAGAATTTCCCACTGAATATATTAGAACTAGTTTTTCAGAAGGTGAAGCTAAAGAATACCATTGTAAAAATTGTGGTGCAGCTCTTATTACCGATAAAGATACTTCCGCAACAACCTGTAGTTTTTGTGGAACGGGGGTTGTCCTTCTAGATAGACTCTCAGGGGTTTTAGCACCGTCTAAAGTAATTCCTTTTACCATTAGTAAAGAAAAGGCCATGAATGCATTTAGAGCTTGGTGTAGAAATGGTTTACTTACTCCTAAAGGCTTTATGACAGCTGAAAGGATTAAAGGGATAACTGGAATGTATGTACCCTTTTGGCTATATGACCTGAATTGTAGAGCTCAAGTACAAGCCCTATGTACAAAGGTAAGAACCTATACTAGAGGAGATTATATCTATACTGAGACCAGTTATTATGATGTATATAGAGATATAAATATAGATTATAAAAAGGTTCCTGTAGATGCATCGGAAAAGATGACAGATGAATTGATGGACAAATTAGAGCCCTATAATTATGACCAGTTAAAGGAATTCAATACCCCTTATCTGGCTGGATATATTGCGGAAAAATATAGTTACGATGATGATGAATTGCTTCCTAGGGCTAAATCTAAAATAAAAGGATATGTGGAATCCTTTATAAGCTCTACTATAGTCGGTTATTCAACGGTGAATTATACGAGGAAGGATATAGATACCCGTAAAAGGAATGCTTATTATACTCTTCTTCCCGTTTGGATGGTCTACTATGATTATAATAATAAAGAATACATCTTCGCCATGAACGGTCAGACAGGGAAGGTCGTTGGGAAACCTCCCATTAGCTATGCTAAAGTGGCTTCTTGGTTTGGCGGTATTGCAGGTAGCGTCTTTATAATTTTAAAGATGATTGCATTAATTATGGGAGGAGGACTATGATGAGAAGTAAAATATATTTAAAGTTGATTTTATTTGTAGCGCTTATTTTCACAATAACTGTGAGTTCCCAGGCAGGTGCTTTCCATACCAAACGAAGAATTTATGATTTTGCGGGGCTTTTGAATGGAGAAGAAATAGAAGAGCTTGAGAGCATATCTGAGAAGTATAGTGCTAAAAGGGAAACTGACTTTATAATATTGACCTACTCAGATCCAAAAGGGAAGGATATTGTAGAATATATGCAGGATTTCTATGATGAAGAAGCTCTGGGATACGACAAACCCCATGGTAATGCTGCCATATTGACAGTCGATATGAAGAATAGGGAGGTCTATTTAGCAGGTTTTTATAAGGGAGAAAAGTATCTGGATGATTATAGATTGGACTTGATTAGAGATAAAATTACATCTGATTTATCGAGAGGAGATTATTTTAATGCTTTCCATACATTTATCAAAACCTCATATAAGTACATGGGGATAAGACCGGGGGTGAATCCTAATAATATACTATTTAATCTGTGGTTTCAGATAGCAGCATCACTTGGCATAGCAGGAATAGCGGTAGGCATTATGGCTTTAAATTCAGGAGGGAGAATTACTGTAAATGCAGCTACTTATCAAGATAGTGTCAATACCAGAGTTATTGACAGAAGGGATGTCCATTTAAGGACTACAGTGACAAAACGGAGGAAACCATCAAATAATAAGTCTAACAGCGGTGGAGGTAGTGGTGGTATAAGAAGCGGTGGTGGAGTCACTAAAGGAGGGCACTCCCACAGCGGTAGCAGGGGTAAGTTCTAATATAGTATTGATAAAAGAAAGGATGATAAGATATGGTTTTTTTTAGGAAACAATTTGCCAATGTAGTAGAATGGGAAGAATTTAGGGATGACATGATATTTTGGAAATGGACCAATAGAGAGATTAAAAAGGGAAGTAAATTAATAATTCGTCCAGGGCAGGATGCCATATTTTTATTTAATGGTAAAATTGAAGGTATATTTAAGGATGAGGGAGAATACGATATTGAATCTCAGATCATACCTTTTTTATCTACTTTAAAGGGTTTTAAATTTGGATTTAATACTGGAATGAGGGCAGAAGTATTATTCGTAAATACCAAAGAATTTATTGTTAAATGGGGTACTAAAAATGCAATCAATATACCTACCCTAGGCTTACCAGGTGGTTTACCTATTCGTGCCAATGGAACTTTTACTTTTAAAGTAAATGACTATATTGCTTTAATTGATAAAATTGCTGGTGTAAGGAATAGTTATCTGGTGGAAGATGTTAAGTTAAGAATTACAGCCATTCTTGATCAACTATTGATGAAATGGATAACTAAAGAAGGCAAGGATATGTTCAACCTTCAAGCCAATGCCTTCGATATAGGAAAAGGTATCAAGGAAGATTTGGATATGGAAGTTTTAGACGATGGATTAACTATAACAGGATTTAATATAATTAGCTTTAGTTATCCTGAAGAGATTCAAGAGATGATAAACAAAACTGCTTCACATAATATGGTAGGGGATATAAATAGATATCAGCAGATATCTATGGTAGAAGGTATATCTTCTGGGAAGGTAAAAGGCGGTGGAGCTGCTTCTGACATGGCAGGAATGATGATAGGAATGAATGTAGCCAAAGAGTTGATGGAAAATATGAATAAAGGCGAGAAGGAACAAGTTAAAGAAAAACCCAATTTTTGTCCTAACTGTGGTCAAAAAACTGGTGAGGGGAATTTCTGTTCCAATTGTGGTAAGAAATTGGTGTAAGTATGTGATATAATATATATAATGAGAATCAATTTCAAAGAAAATCAATTTATTAACGAAATTTGTTTTATATAATTAACTATGCTATAATTCACTTAATCTTAATATTATGTAAATATGATAGTTACTATCCATTAAAAAGAACAAGGGGGTAAAGCAGTTTAACTGCGCTGACATGATAAAGTTTCGTTTAGGCTTAGATGTAGGCTCTACTACCGTTAAATTGGTAGCTTTGAATTCGTCCTATGATATAGTATATAGCGTTTATAAAAGGCATTATTCCGATGTGAAAAATAGCGTAAAAGATGTCATATTTGATGCCTATAAGAGATTTAAAAATGAAGCAATAACCATTATGGTAACGGGTTCTGGTGGGCTTTCTGTCCATAAATGGTTGAATATTCCCTTTATACAAGAGGTAGTTGCATCTACAACAGGCATTAAAAAGTTTATACCGGAAACGGATGTGGCCATTGAATTAGGCGGGGAAGATGCAAAGATAACTTACTTAGATGGTAATGTGGAACAGAGAATGAATAGTATTTGTGCGGGTGGGACTGGTGCCTTTATAGATCAAATGGCATCCTTAATCGAAACGGATGCAGAAGGTTTAAATGGATTAGCTAAAAACTACAATACTATATATTCCATTGCATCTAGATGTGGAGTGTTTGCAAAGACAGACGTTCAAGCTTTGATCAATCAAGGAGTTTCTAAAGAAGATATAGCAGCTTCCATATTCCAATCGGTAGTCAATCAGACTATATCTAATTTAGCTTGTGGTAGACCTATTAAAGGGAGAGTAGCTTTTTTGGGAGGACCTTTGCATTTCCTATCTGAATTGAGAAAGAGATATATTGAAACATTGGAATTAAGGGAAGACGAGGTAATTTTTCCTGAAAATTCTCAGCTATTTGTAGCTATAGGGGCAGCTATAGCTTCAGAAGAGGAAAAGCCCATTAGCTTTGAAGAACTTAAGGATAGAGTATTAGATGATAAAGTGGTTATAGAATCGGAAATAAAGAAATTACGACCCCTTTTTTTAGATGGAGAGGAATTAGAAGAATTTAAGAAAGAGCATATTACTCATAAGATGAAGTATATGGATATTAGTGAGCATAGGGGAAAATGCTTCCTTGGAATAGATGCTGGTTCTACCACCACTAAGGCTATCTTAATAGATGAAGACAATAATATTCTCTACTCTTACTATGGCAATAATAAGGGAAAACCCTTAGATTTAACGGCGAAGATTCTTAATGAGATATATGATAAACTCCCTGAGGGAGAGAGAATTACCTACTCTGCTGTAACAGGCTATGGGGAGGATTTCATAAAAGCCGCTTTAGGGATAGATATAGGCGAAGTAGAAACCATGGCCCATTATAAAGCAGCTCTTTTCTTTGAACCAAAAGTAGATTTCATTTTGGATATTGGCGGGCAGGATATGAAATGTTTGAGGATAAAGGATGGTGTGATCGATAGCATACTATTAAATGAGGCTTGTTCTTCAGGTTGTGGTTCCTTCTTAGAAACCTTTGCTCATTCATTAAATATGTCTGTTGAGGATTTTTTAAATGAAGGATTATTAGCTAAAAATCCCGTAGATTTAGGGTCTCGTTGTACCGTATTTATGAATTCAAAAGTGAAGCAGGCCCAGAAGGAAGGGGCCACTGTAGGGGACATTGCAGCAGGTCTTTCCTACTCTGTAATCAAGAATGCAATCCAGAAAGTAATTAAGATAAGAGATCCTGAGGAGTTAGGAGAGCATATAGTAGTTCAAGGGGGAACCTTTTACGGAGATGCAATTGTACGCGCTTTTGAACTTATTTCAAATAGGAAGGTAATAAGACCAGATATACCAGGTTTAATGGGAGCTCTAGGAGCTGCTTTGATTGCTAAAGAAAGGTATGAAGAAGGAAAAGAGTCTACCATTTTATTAAAGGACCAATTAAATGGATTTAGCTATAGGACTAAGACTGCTAATTGTGGAAGATGTGGGAATAACTGTTCATTAACTATAAATATCTTTTCCGATGGCAGTAGATATATTACTGGTAATAGATGTGAAAAAGGTTTAGGAATTATAAAGAGCGATGAAGAAATACCAAATCTATTTGAATATAAGTACAAGAGAACTTTTGGCTATAAATCTCTATCAAAGGAAGAAGCTAAACGGGGTATAGTAGGAATTCCAAGGGTTCTCAATATGTATGAAAATTATCCATTTTGGCATACTTTTTTTACCGATCTAGGGTTTAGAGTAGTTTTATCTACCGAATCCAATAGAGGAGTTTATGAAAAGGGTATAGCTTCTATTCCAAGTGAAACTGCTTGTTATCCTGCAAAAATCACCCATGGCCATATAATGAATTTAATTGAGAAGGATATAGATTTTATTTTCTACCCGGCTATATTCTATGAACAAAAAGAGGATAGGGGAGTAGATAATCATTTAAACTGTCCAGTAGTTATAGGCTATTCCGAAGTTATTAAACATAATGTAGATGAAATAATGAAAGGGGATGTTCTATTTTTAAATCCATTCCTGTCCTTTGATAGCAAGTCGGGATTAAAGAAGAGGTTGAAAGAGGAGCTAAGTATGTTCGATATTCCTTCTCGGGAGATTAATAGGGCAGTAGATAAGGCTTGGAATGAAATGCTAGCCTATAAAAAGGATATAGAGAAAAAGGGAGAAGAAACCATAGAGCTGATTAGGAAAAAAGGGATAAAGGGGATAGTATTGGCTGGAAGGCCTTATCACATAGATCCGGAAATTAATCATGGTATTCCAGAACTGATTACCTCTTTAGGAATGGCGGTGTTAACAGAAGATTCTATAGCCCATTTAGCTCAGGTGGAAAGACCTTTGAGGGTATTAGATCAATGGGTTTACCATTCAAGGCTATACAGGGCAGCCTCCTTCGTATCAACCCAGGATAATTTAGAGCTTATTCAATTGAATTCCTTTGGATGTGGACTAGATGCAGTTACAACAGATCAGGTAGAAGAAATTTTACAAGGAAATGGCAAAATATATACTGTATTGAAAATAGACGAGGTTAGCAACCTTGGGGCTGCTAAAATCCGAATTAGATCCTTGTATGCAGCCTTAGAGGAAAGGGGCAAGATTGTTTCTACTGTAGATAAAAAATATAAGCCCATTGAGAAGCTACCTTTTACTAAAGAAATGAGAAAGACTCACACTATATTAGCTCCCCAGATGGCGCCCATCCATTTTGGAATATTACAGGAAGCTTTAAATTCTTGTGGATATAATATTGAGTTTTTACCTACGGCAGATCCAAAAGCTGTAGATGAAGGATTAAAATATGTGAATAATGATGCTTGTTATCCTTCAATAATAACTGTAGGCCAGTTCATAGCTGCTTTAAAATCTGGGAAATACGATTCAAACAATGTATCCCTTTTAATGACTCAAACGGGAGGAGTTTGCAGGGCTTCTAATTATGTTGGCTTTATAAGGAAGGCATTAAAGGATGCAGGATTTGGTCATGTGCCAGTAATAGCAATTTCAGCCCAAGGTATTGAAACTAATCCAGGCTTTACCTACTCCTTGGGAATGTTAAGAAAGGGCATAATGGCTATATTATATGGGGACCTAATAATGAGACTATTATATAAAGTAAGGCCCTATGAAAAGATTAAAGGTTCCGCCAATATATTAGCCAAACATTGGATAGAAAAATGTTCAGAAGCTGTAAAAATAGGAGATAAAGAGGAATACGTAAAGAATATTAATCAGATGGTTAAGGATTTTGATGAATTGGAGATAGATGAAAATCTAATAAAGCCTAAGGTGGGAATAGTAGGGGAAATATTGGTAAAATATCATCCAATGGCTAATAACAATTTAGTAGATTTATTGGAATCTGAAGGAGCAGAGGTAGTTGTTCCGGATTTAACGGATTTTCTAATCTATTCCAGCTATAATACTACATTTAAATATAAATACCTATCAAAAGGGCTATTGTCTAAAATAGGCGGAGATATGGTAATAAAATATATTGAACGTTATAGAAGACCTATTAGAGAAGCTTTAAGGAATTCAAATAGGTTTGATGAACCTTCAACTGTGGAGGAATTGGTTAGGGAAGCTGAGAGGTTGGTTTCTATAGGTAATCAATATGGAGAAGGATGGCTTCTTACTGCTGAAATGCTAGAGCTTATTCAAATGGGAGCAGAAAACATAGTTTGTACTCAGCCATTTGGGTGTCTACCAAACCATATTACTGGAAAGGGAGTAATAAAGGCTATTAGGGAACTATATCCTCAATCTAATATAGTGGCCATAGATTATGATCCAGGTGCCAGCGAAGTAAACCAATTGAATAGGATTAAACTCATGTTATCCACGGCTCATGATAATGTGGAATCCAAAAAGGAGATAGATGACATTGTAACTCATTTGTAACGACTTTTTAGGAGGCAGATGGTATTATTATAATTGAAAATATAACAATATAGTTTAGGACAGAATAAGGATAACAAAATAGCGAAAGAGGTAATAGAGTATGAAAAAAGTTATTTTAATACTAATTAGTTCTATCCTATTAATAACCATGATTACAGGCTGCAATGGGGAGGATATAAATGAAATAAGTAATCAATTGGTGGAGGATATGGAGTCAAATAAAACAGAAAAAGTTGTAGAAAATGATGAAGAAAAGATAATGAAAGACTTTAATAATGCGATAAAAGGTGATATTGAGCCTTTCTTATTGGTGAAACTAATAGATGATATTATTGATAAGGTAAAAGTGGATTATGCCATTGAAATGGTATTGAAACTAGAAGAAATCCAAGGAAACTATATAGAGAGGTATACAGAGGAATTATTTATGGAAGAGTATCAGATGGAACTAATTACCCTGTCTGATGTTTTTGATTCGGAATTAGCAGATAAGGAATATGCCAGTGAAGATTATCTATTCTTTAGTGTGGATAAAATAAAAGATATTAAGAACGAGAGTTTAAAGCAGTTGGTTGAAAAAATAATACAGGGAAAATATAAGCTCATCAATATGGAGGGAGCATATTACCCAATTATTGATTATGAAGGATTAAAGGTATATGAAGCTTATCTATCGGAGGATATAAAGGAATATATAGATTTAAAATCGATGGAGTCAAATATGCCCGTTATATTAGATGGAGGAATAACTATTTCATTTGATGAGTTGGCTGAAAGGCTTATAAGAACTGAGAATTATTTGTTGAAATATCCAGATAGTGTAAAGCATGAAGAAATACTAAGATTATATGGAGTATATTTGAAATTCTACTTTGAAGGTTCACCTAATACATTAATATATGATTATGAAACTAAAACAATTAAAGAACATGTATTAGCAAGTTATGAAAAGGTAAAAAATATGGAGGGAACCATAACATCTGGAATAGTTTCAAAATACTTAGATATTATAAAGGAAAATGACAATTTAATAGATGAAAATGTACTATCTAAGGTAACTGAACTTCATAGTTTGGCTATTGCTACTTTGGAAGAACAAAATTAAAACCCACCATTGGTCTAGTTCTACCCCCAAAACCTTCTAAAAGAACTAGACCTTTTTTTAAAATCTTTCTAAAGGCTTGTTAAGTGGAGTATAATATATATGAGGATTATGTAAGGAGGGTTTTAAATGAAGAAGATACTACTGTTGTTAGCAGAAGGTTTTGAAGAGGTGGAAGCTCTCACCACGGTAGATTATTTAAGACGAATGGACATAGTAGTGGATACCTGTTCTATTCATGGGGAAAAAAAGGTTATGGGAGCTCACAGGATAGCTGTGGAAGCGGATAAGACTTTAGCAGAAATAGACAGCTCAAAGGATTATGACGGAGTGGTTCTACCGGGAGGTTTGCCAGGTGCTACTAATCTAAGGGATGATGAAAGGGTAATAGAATTAGTACAAGAGTTTAATGAAGAGGGAAAAATAGTAGCGGCCATTTGTGCAGCTCCTATAGTTCTTGAAAGAGCGGGAATAATAAAAGATAAAAAGGTTACTTCTTATCCCGGATTTGAAGAGGATCTGAAGGGAAGCCAATACCTAGAAGATCTAGTGGTGCAGGATGGGAATATTATAACAGCTAGAGGTCCAGCGGTAGCAGTTTACTTTGCTTTGAGCATAGTGGAAAACTTAGTAGGTGCAGATAAGAAAGAGGAGCTTAAGAAGGATATTTTACTTAATATGGTGGAAGAACAGATTTGTAAATAGATTTTAACTTTGATAAGATAGGCGGTTTTCGCCTATTTTTCTTTTTTTAAATGTATTATAATATAGATTAAGATGAACTTGAAGGAGGCTAAGCATGAAGTTAAATAGAGAATTTTATAGTAGAAACACCTTAACAGTGGCAAAGGAACTATTAGGAAAGGTGCTGGTACATAATATAAATGGTGAAAAATTAAAAGGAATAATAGTGGAGACGGAAGCTTATTTGGGTATTAGGGACAAAGCAGCACATGCCTATGGAGGAAGAAAAACTAAAAGAGTGGAAGCCATGTATGGGTTGCCGGGTACTGCTTATGTTTATCTAATATATGGGCTGTATTATTGTTTCAATATTGTTACGGAAAAGGAAGGGGTTCCAGAGGCAGTTTTAATTAGGGCAATTGAGCCTATTGAAGGATTAGATTTAATGGCTAAGAATAGATTTGGAATAAGCTATGATAATTTAACTAAATATCAAAAAAAGAATTTAACTAATGGTCCAGGCAAGCTTACCAGAGCTTTAAATATAGATAAGGCTTTAAATATGATAGATCTATGCGGTGATAGATTATATCTGGAAGAAGGAGATAATAGTGAATTTAATATAGTAGAGACTACAAGGATAGGCATTGATTATGCTGAAGAAGCTAAGGACTTCCCCTACAGGTTCTACATCCAAGGAAATTCTTATGTATCCAAATTGTAAACTTATTTTAATTGAAAAAGGCCCCTATATCTAGTATATTTAGATGGAGGCTGTAAATATTGGGGGGTAAGAGATGAAGAAAAAATTTTGGACAGCTTTTTTAATATCCTTGATAGTTTTTTCTGCTATATTTGCTACAATTGGACATCACGTACTTAATATGGATTCCACAGCTTATCAAGGAGAGGATGAGGAAGATTTAGAAACTGAGAAAAAAATAGAGGATAAAGGTGAAATATTATTCCTACTGATGGGAATAGATGATCAAGATGGTACTGGTGGTGTAGCCAGTGTAAAGAAAAAGAAGATAGAAGGAGAAAATAGGCATAAACCAACGGGGAAACGAACGGATACCATGATCCTCTGTAAATATAATTTTAACACTGGGGATATTACCATGTTATCCATTCCTAGGGATAGCAGAGTTAATATAAGAGGGAGAAAATCCATGGAAAAGATTAACCATGCTCATTCCCATGGAGGACCTTACCTTGCTCTTGAAACCGTAAAGGATTTTTTGAATATAAATTTGGAATACTATGTAACGGTGGACTATTTAGCGGTAAAGGAAATAGTAAATGCTATTGGAGGAGTGGAAATAGACATACCTGAAAGGATGTACTATTACGATCCAATGGATAAACCACCATTGTTAATAGATTTTCAGCCTGGATTACAGACCTTAGATGGAGAAGATGCAATAAGGTTTTTAAGGTACAGACCAAAGGATAAAGGGGATTTAGGAAGAGTTGAAAACCAAAAATTATTCATGAAGGAATTTATAAAGCAAACTTTAAAGCCTAGAAATATTATTAAATTGCCTAAAATGATAAAAACCTATTACGACTATGTGGATACCAATATACCTATAAATGTAATATTAAAAGGAGTAGGGACCGCTAATAAAATAGATTTGGAAAATATCAATACCAATGTAATACCGGGAGTAGGTAAATATATAGAAGGCCAATCCTTCTTTATTCCCGATGAGGAGGACACTAGAAAGTTAGTAGAGGAGTTATTTGGAGATTTTTTATTGGATTAATCCTGTTATTTATTGAAGGAGGTTGCTATGCAAGCGGATGAATTGAGAAAGGATAGGAAAAAGGAGCATATAGATTATTTTCTAAAATCTACTTTTAAAAGCTCCACCCTTTTTGAGGATGTATTTATAGAACATAATTCCCTACCAGAATTGGACTTAGGTGAAATAGATACTAAGACGCGCTTTTTAGACAAGAATATCGATTATCCTATAATGATAAATGCTATGACTGGAGGAACTGAGTTTTCCCGGGAAATAAACAAAAGCCTGTCAAAAATTGCAAAGGAATACAAAATCCCCATGGCTGTTGGTTCTCAAACCATAGCCTTAAGGGATGAGGACAGCTATGATTCCTTTAAAATAGTTAGAAAAACTATCGGAAGTGAAGGGGTAGTAATTGCAAATTTAAATGGCTATGCTACTTTAGAGGATGTAAAGTTTGTCATGGACTTAATTGAAGCAGATGGGCTTCAAATTCATTTAAATCCTGCGCAAGAATTGGTAATGAAGGAAGGGGATAGGAACTTTAGAGGCATATTAAATAATATTGAAAAAATAGCTTCTAATATAGAAAAGCCAGTTATAGTTAAAGAAGTTGGCTTTGGTATATCCATGGAAGTAGCCAAAAGATTATATGATATAGGAATAAGGTATATTGATGTATCGGGGAAAGGCGGCACCAATTTTATAGAAATTGAGGACAGAAGGTATAATGAATTAGATTTTACAGATATCTATTCCTGGGGAATTCCAACTGCATTAAGCCTACTCAAATGTAGGAGAATAGGAGAGGATTTAACGCTAATAGCCAGTGGTGGAATTAGAACTAGCTTGGACATATTGAAATCATTAGTGCTAGGAGCAAGTCTTGTGGGCATAAGTGGCATGATTTTAAGGGAGTTAATAGGTGGGGGTTACGAAGGGGCTAATAAGTATATGGAAGGTTTAACCTATAAATTAAAGGCATTGATGCTGTTAACGGGAAGTAAAAATGTTGAAGAATTAAAAAAGCTCCCCTATAGTGTAAAAGGAGAGCTTAAAGATTTGCTTATGCATTAAAAACCTCCTGCTCCGCCACCGCCAGCACCAGCACCTCCACCACCAGAAAATCCACCGCCACTTCCTGATGAGGTAACGGTTGAGAAGGAATTATTCAAACTACTTTGGAAGGAGTTTTGCCCCTTAGATCCAGTATAATAATACCAATATGCCCAATGACCGGGGATATTGCTTTCTGGAATCAAATTTTTAAAATTCTTTAGAGAATTGAAGTTAACTCCTAAAGCTAAGGCATATATTAATGAGGTATCCAAGGGTAAAGAAAGGTCTTTAATGTTAAGGCTGTCTTTGACCCTTTTCATATCCCTTATAAAATATCGCCATTTTTTGTACTGTATATATCCATAATCGGATTTTCTGAAGAAAAGGATTACTCCATATATTAATGCGAACATGGAAACAAATATCAGAATTATCCCGTAATATGCAT includes these proteins:
- the fni gene encoding type 2 isopentenyl-diphosphate Delta-isomerase, which gives rise to MQADELRKDRKKEHIDYFLKSTFKSSTLFEDVFIEHNSLPELDLGEIDTKTRFLDKNIDYPIMINAMTGGTEFSREINKSLSKIAKEYKIPMAVGSQTIALRDEDSYDSFKIVRKTIGSEGVVIANLNGYATLEDVKFVMDLIEADGLQIHLNPAQELVMKEGDRNFRGILNNIEKIASNIEKPVIVKEVGFGISMEVAKRLYDIGIRYIDVSGKGGTNFIEIEDRRYNELDFTDIYSWGIPTALSLLKCRRIGEDLTLIASGGIRTSLDILKSLVLGASLVGISGMILRELIGGGYEGANKYMEGLTYKLKALMLLTGSKNVEELKKLPYSVKGELKDLLMH
- a CDS encoding DNA-3-methyladenine glycosylase codes for the protein MKLNREFYSRNTLTVAKELLGKVLVHNINGEKLKGIIVETEAYLGIRDKAAHAYGGRKTKRVEAMYGLPGTAYVYLIYGLYYCFNIVTEKEGVPEAVLIRAIEPIEGLDLMAKNRFGISYDNLTKYQKKNLTNGPGKLTRALNIDKALNMIDLCGDRLYLEEGDNSEFNIVETTRIGIDYAEEAKDFPYRFYIQGNSYVSKL
- a CDS encoding LCP family protein, coding for MKKKFWTAFLISLIVFSAIFATIGHHVLNMDSTAYQGEDEEDLETEKKIEDKGEILFLLMGIDDQDGTGGVASVKKKKIEGENRHKPTGKRTDTMILCKYNFNTGDITMLSIPRDSRVNIRGRKSMEKINHAHSHGGPYLALETVKDFLNINLEYYVTVDYLAVKEIVNAIGGVEIDIPERMYYYDPMDKPPLLIDFQPGLQTLDGEDAIRFLRYRPKDKGDLGRVENQKLFMKEFIKQTLKPRNIIKLPKMIKTYYDYVDTNIPINVILKGVGTANKIDLENINTNVIPGVGKYIEGQSFFIPDEEDTRKLVEELFGDFLLD
- a CDS encoding DJ-1 family glyoxalase III, with the protein product MKKILLLLAEGFEEVEALTTVDYLRRMDIVVDTCSIHGEKKVMGAHRIAVEADKTLAEIDSSKDYDGVVLPGGLPGATNLRDDERVIELVQEFNEEGKIVAAICAAPIVLERAGIIKDKKVTSYPGFEEDLKGSQYLEDLVVQDGNIITARGPAVAVYFALSIVENLVGADKKEELKKDILLNMVEEQICK